TCGCCGCAGGTATCGTTTTTTGGGGACCGTCCGAGGCACTCCTCCATTATTCGAGTGTGCCACCACTGTACGACGTTGCATCGAAGTCACAGGCCGCGATTCCCATCGCTGTGCAGTATTCTATCTTCCACTGGGCGATCATCCAATGGTCTTGTTTTACGGTGATGGGCCTCGGTATCGGATATTTCGTCCACGCTCACGGTGCTCCCCTTCGTGTGTCCGCCGTTCTGACACCGTTTGTGGGCGCGGACAACGTCGACAACCTGGCCGGAACGATCATCGATATTCTCGCCGTGTTCGCGACGCTTGGTGGGGTCGCGACATCGTTGGGATTCATCGGGAGTCAATTTCTCACCGGACTCGAGTTCCAATGGGGCATTCAACTCGGTGACGCTGGCACGATAACAGTCATTACCGGGATGACGGCGTTGTTCACGGTATCGCTCGTGCTCGGAGTGGATAAGGGGATTCGCCGTCTATCGAACTTCAATATGGTCCTGTTCGGCGGGCTCATGATATCGACCCTCGTATTCGGACCGACGTTCCGCGTACTCGAACTCAGTACGCAGGCAATCGGTGGCCTGTTGGGCGATTTCTTCAAGATGAGCCTCTTTTTGGATTACACCAATGGTGGGTCATGGTCGAACGCCTGGACTGTCTTTTACTGGTTGTGGCCACTCGCGTGGTCGCCGTTTGCGGGCCTGTTTATCGCACGCATTTCCCGTGGTCGAAGCGTCCGCGAAGTCGCGTTCACTGGTATCGTCGCGACGTCACTTGCGACGATTCCTTGGTTCGCCATCGTGGGTGGTACAGCAACGGTTTTCCAACATAACGGCGTCGCCAACATTCTCGACCCTGTCAATAACTACGGTGAAGCAGTTTCAGGGTACGTCCTCTTCGGAGCCATCGAGTTCATGGGTCTACCGATTGGAACCCTTCTGTTGTTTGGCTTCCTGGTTTTGGTAACTACTTTCTTCGTGACGTCGGCCGATTCGTCAACGCTCGCAGTCTCCATAATGACGACCGGTGGGAAAGAAGAACCGTCGGCGATCAACCGGATCTTTTGGGGAGTCTTACAAGGCGCTGTTGCGTCGATCCTGATGGTCATCGGTGGCGTGGATGCGCTCCAATCTGCCGCGATCATCACCGGAGGTCCATTCGCGATAGTGTGTCTCATAGCCGTTATCGGATTGACGAAGACGTTCCGGGAGGAAGGCGGAAACGTGCTTCTTAGAGAGGAAACTGTTCTCTTCGGAAAGCCAAGCACGGAAAAGCAAACCAACTCATCAACGGTCGCCGTTGGTGCCGAAGACGATTAATAATCGGTCAGTCGGTCGTCTCGTCGTTGCTGTCTCCGGCTATATTCTGTTTTGGAACTCGTGGGTGGCCACATGAAGAGAGGCATACGTGTTCGAATTGGACGTGAAAGCCCACAAATCCAATCCATTGCGGTGGATGCGGAGGCCACAGCTATCCTCTCACTTTATGAAATATAGTCGAGGAAAGGAACTGCAACGGTAAATCACGCTTCTGTTCCGGAGAACCGAATGTATTAATATCTACTATCGATGATCCCTGTTCTATCGAAGTCGCATCCATTACAGAACTAACGTTGTAATTCTCACAATCGTCTGAGTATCTTTTCGATATCGATCTGATATCAAATAGGAACTAAAAATGGCGTTTGCGAAAGTTATCCGGTACACAATGGTATTTTGAGACCACTATCGGCGAAATAACTATCCTACCGAGATACCTCTACAACATCTCTAGGCGAATACTATGTCCCTTCCACACACCCAGTTGTCGAGTAGAATCAAGGTGATACTGTTTTCCTCTCGCGAACATACTAATAGGGTCATTGGTTACTTTTACTGCCAGAACGCTCTAGCAAATTTGGTACACAATATTCGTTTTCGATGGTTATTATTGAGTAATAAAATTAGAAATAAACCTATATTTTCCATGTTTCCCATATTATACCACCATTACCATAATATATAACTATTCGAGGTAAAATATCGCAATTTTATAAACGGTTTTCGGTAACGTCGGGTTTGTCAGTCGGCTAATGGGAAAACAGAGGCTAACATAGTCATAAGTAGTCATGGTAGAAAACTAGGTCCGTATGATGCCACAGCGGACGGAGAATGGGCTTCGAACAACCGAGATATCTCTCCAGCTGGTCGAATTATTGGTAAAGCATGATGGAGCAACGTTGGGTGAACTCGCTGACGAAACCGATCTCGCACGGAGTACGATCCATAACCATCTTCAGACGCTCGCACACTACGGATACGTCGTTCGAGAGAACAACATCTACCGTGTCGGATTGAAGTTGCATCATCTTGGCGATTACGCACGCAAGCAGAACGAGGTGTACGATATTGCCAAGCGAATCGTTACTGACTTAGCCGAGGAAACGGAGTTGGAGGTCGATTTCACCGTCGAGGAGAACGGACGAACCGTCGCGCTGTACGATGCCACTAGCTACTCCGATAGCCCATCGTTCATCGTCGATGGCCGTCTCTTCCATATGCACAATACAGCGTCCGGGAAGTCGATCCTCGCGGAATATCCCGAGACCCGAATTACGGAGATTCTCGATCAGTGGGGGCTTCCTAGCGAAACAGAGCAAACGATCACGACCAGGGATGAACTCTTCGCGGATCTAGAACGTACTCGAGAACGGGGCTACGCGATCAACGAAGAGGAAGCGATCGAAGGACTATGGGCGGTAAGCAAGGTCGTAAAAGACCGGCTGGGCCGTGTCCGTGGCTCGTTGAACGTTTGTGGCCCCACATATATCCACACCGACGAACGCGAGAAAACCATCGTTTCTCAACTCGACAAGAAAATCGAGGCGTTTGAACGAAGTATCGCCGAGAGATCCTGATATCGGCTGTTTGACCGACATCAACTCGGGTCCAGGATGCCATCCAATTCGCTGGCTTGCCTAACAGTCGTTTTCGAATCTACCGTCCTACAATTACGTGGCACGGGCGGCTTGGAAACACGATATGCCTGCTCTTCCGGTGGAACCCCCGATTATTTCGCTGTTGATAGTAACTGCGTCTTCCGCTGTTTCGTCTTTTTACGCGATCCGGATACCATCGGTCCGTTGCATCATTGGGTCGAGTCCCGCAGTGAGACCACCTGCCGGATGACCAACCTCAATACTGCCACCATCGGGATATACTTCTGATACAGTTGACGATTTGAGACGAGTATGAATGCATTAGGAAGCGCTCTATCACCATCGTTCACTCAAAACCCAGATACGACTTTTCGTTTGACATGTCTCCTTGCCACCGCTAATTCCTCGATAAGACTTCCGAGTCCGACAGTTGGACTCTCTCGCTAGATTAACTGGGAGTGCCTACTAACACAAGCACTGGCAGCGCATATACATGCCTGCGCTATCAAGCAATTTGCTCTTGTTCGTGAAACGAAAAAGGAACAGCAGTGGCACACTCGAGCGACATGAGAATATGCGAAAATGATTGGTGACACTCTCTTCTCGACTCTCGACGAACGACTCCTCGGCTGTATCGTACTCGTAGTGTCGTTCATAGCGTCCCGGAGCCTTATACGCTGGTCGGGGGAGAAGCTGCGGCGCCGGTTCGGTTCGCAAATCGCGGAGGCAATCAAAATGATCAGCACTGCACTGGTCGTCGCCGCTGAAATCGTCGGCTTTGCTACGATCTGGAACGCGAATTTCGTCCTTCGGGAGGTCGTGAGCGCAGTGATCGTCAACCAGTGGACGCTCATACAGCAGCTGGTGACGATAGCAGTTTTCATCATCGCTTATCTGTTGATCCGTTTCACCAACCGATCGATCGATAAACTCGCTGAAACAAAGGCGTTGACGGGCCATCAAACGGAGATTGCGTACCACGTTTCGAACGTCGGGATTTTCCTCGTCGCGATAGGAATCGTTCTCTCCCTCTGGGGAATCGACCTGACGAACTTCTTTATCAGTGCCGGTGTGATGAGCGTCATGATCGGGCTGGCGGCTCGGACGACACTCGCTGCGATGGTCTCCGGGTTCGTACTCCTCTTTTCACGACCGTTTCGGGTCGGTGATTGGATCAAAATCGGGGAGGAGTCCGGGGTCGTCAAGGACGTTACGATTTTCAACACGAAGATACAAACGTTCGACGGAAAGAGCGTCCTGATTCCGAACGACGAAATCACGAATAGGGGCCTTCGAAACGTATCGGAGAACAACCAGCTACGGATAGAGATTCCGGTCGGCGTCGATTACGAGACGGACCTCGAACACGCGGAGGACGAGTTGGAGGAGGCCAGTGAAAAGATCGAGGGAATCAAATCGACACCTGCCCCGCAGATAATCATCCGGGAGTTCGAGAGTTCATCCATCCTCTTCGAACTTCGCGTCTGGATCGAAAATCCGACGAGTCGTCGCCGATGGAAGGCGAAAACGAACGCGATCAAGGTGATCAAAAACCAGTTCGACGCGGCGGATATCTCCATCCCGTTCCCGCAGCGAGTACATGACTCCCGCGGCGAAGGGAACGACCATTCCCCACGACGGCAAGCCGTCCCAGCGAACGATTAGTTTTCGCATCCGACCCCCGTTCCCGCTCCGCATAACGTCGTACTACCGTCACGCT
The window above is part of the Haladaptatus caseinilyticus genome. Proteins encoded here:
- a CDS encoding mechanosensitive ion channel family protein, translating into MISTALVVAAEIVGFATIWNANFVLREVVSAVIVNQWTLIQQLVTIAVFIIAYLLIRFTNRSIDKLAETKALTGHQTEIAYHVSNVGIFLVAIGIVLSLWGIDLTNFFISAGVMSVMIGLAARTTLAAMVSGFVLLFSRPFRVGDWIKIGEESGVVKDVTIFNTKIQTFDGKSVLIPNDEITNRGLRNVSENNQLRIEIPVGVDYETDLEHAEDELEEASEKIEGIKSTPAPQIIIREFESSSILFELRVWIENPTSRRRWKAKTNAIKVIKNQFDAADISIPFPQRVHDSRGEGNDHSPRRQAVPAND
- a CDS encoding IclR family transcriptional regulator codes for the protein MMPQRTENGLRTTEISLQLVELLVKHDGATLGELADETDLARSTIHNHLQTLAHYGYVVRENNIYRVGLKLHHLGDYARKQNEVYDIAKRIVTDLAEETELEVDFTVEENGRTVALYDATSYSDSPSFIVDGRLFHMHNTASGKSILAEYPETRITEILDQWGLPSETEQTITTRDELFADLERTRERGYAINEEEAIEGLWAVSKVVKDRLGRVRGSLNVCGPTYIHTDEREKTIVSQLDKKIEAFERSIAERS
- a CDS encoding BCCT family transporter; this encodes MSRSNEQSPVEEFIDEIEPIVFAFGAGITLLFVALFALNPKTAANLVSSATDFVLGHFNWAFMLVMLVFVGFLAFLIFGPWGRIKLGDGAPEFSYFSYFTMIYSAGLAAGIVFWGPSEALLHYSSVPPLYDVASKSQAAIPIAVQYSIFHWAIIQWSCFTVMGLGIGYFVHAHGAPLRVSAVLTPFVGADNVDNLAGTIIDILAVFATLGGVATSLGFIGSQFLTGLEFQWGIQLGDAGTITVITGMTALFTVSLVLGVDKGIRRLSNFNMVLFGGLMISTLVFGPTFRVLELSTQAIGGLLGDFFKMSLFLDYTNGGSWSNAWTVFYWLWPLAWSPFAGLFIARISRGRSVREVAFTGIVATSLATIPWFAIVGGTATVFQHNGVANILDPVNNYGEAVSGYVLFGAIEFMGLPIGTLLLFGFLVLVTTFFVTSADSSTLAVSIMTTGGKEEPSAINRIFWGVLQGAVASILMVIGGVDALQSAAIITGGPFAIVCLIAVIGLTKTFREEGGNVLLREETVLFGKPSTEKQTNSSTVAVGAEDD